In Symphalangus syndactylus isolate Jambi chromosome 9, NHGRI_mSymSyn1-v2.1_pri, whole genome shotgun sequence, the genomic stretch GGCCACAGGGCAGAGGGACAGGGCCACAAATGCCAAAGCAGCTACCTTGGCAGGTCATTTACCCTGAGATTTCTCTGCCCACCCCACAACCCCAACCAGACTTCACTTCCTGCCATTCCCAACCCCCACCTTAAGGTAGGAGAATGGCCATATGGCTTTGGTATGGTGGTAGTTTCCCCATTctctgcctcggtttccccatcttCCTTCCACCCAGGATTGTTTTAAGATGAACCTATGGTTAGATTAGCATAAAGCATGGTCTGAACATCAGAGATGACATTGCTGTTTGTATCGACTGCTCATGTTCCCAGCCCCCCAGGGTTGGGCTTCTGTGACCTCCAGCCTCCAGTTTTGGTTCTCCACCAGTCCTGGCACTTGGGAGGGAGCTGACCTGCAGCTGCTAGCACAGACGACCCTGGGCATCTGACACTCTATAAATAACCAAGGCCCAGTGCAGCTGGAGGCAGGATTGGAAACCCAAGGAGCTGGTGGGGGCTGGAGGGGCAGGGGGGACAGGGACAGAGCTAGGGAGGCAGAGCCATAGCACCAGGAGCAGATAAGAAAGACTGCCCAAGCTTATTGGTGACCTTGAACACAGCACTCAACTTACatggtgcctcagtttctccctctctcttgcttcccatTTTTCTAATGGGGACAGTAGTGCCTGTCCTGTGGTTACAGAGCAGCCCCCGTAACTGGGAAGAGCTTGAGAGGCAGGAAATAGCACATATCAGTCCCATGATGAGGAGGACCCCAGGACTTACCAAACTTTCCAGAGTCTTTTGTCACCCCACCACCATGAAGAGTTATTCTTTTACAGTCTCACCTCTCTCTAGGGTAGTCCTCCAATGTCCCTCACAGTGATTCTTCCCAACCCCCAGTGCTGTCCCCAGAATCCTTCCACACTGAGTCATCCGGCCCTGTGCCCATGATGGGCTCTTGTCACTCTAGGTGGCCAAGCTCCAGGTGCCTTCAGCACCTGGAAGACAAGCTACCATCTACTCTCTATATATGGCGCTGTTTCTCCTGCCCTACAGTCCTACCAAGGACCTGCTTCCTATGCTCTGTCCAAGtgctgcccccagcccctccccccaccccctttcCCTACACCGgtcctctctcctctccactctgAAATCTCAGAGTCTCTGTGTCCTTGTTTTTGACAGAGAAAGGGGATAACCTAATATTTATGGAATGCGGACCCTGTGCAGGCAATGTACTCAATGCTTTCTGCATGTTATTTTACGATTTCCCAAACTTGGCTTATCATCAGAATCACTCgggggctttaaaaaaaaaagagaagattcccAAGCCCCCGCCCTACACATCCCAATTCAGTGGATCTAGCATGGAGTAAGAGAACCTGTTTAGTTTTATGAGTCTCACCGAAGGTCCTGTTGATTAACTGAGTATTAAAAGCACTGGATTGTCTCAGAACAGCCTTAAGAAGGAGGAACTGTTATTGTTAACTCCAACTTgtgaaggaggaaactgaggcttagagaggctaaGTAAGTTGCCCACAGCTACACAAGTGTTGAGTGGTTGAGCCATGGCTCAAAGACAATCTGACTCAGAGCCGATGCTCTTAACACCAGGCTGCACTGCTCCTCTCATTTTCCTTTATTGGCACTCGCCTTGCTCCGCCCTTTTTCTCAGTGTTTGACCAGTTTTTATGGACTTTTTCCAAAACCTCCATGGTTTTGCCTCCTACTGCAAGCCCAGGGGCTGAGTAGACATCCCTCACACTGTCCCTGCATTGTCCCCAGCTCTCTGCTGGCCTTGGCAGGGAGCCCCTTGCTACAGCCATGGGTATTCCTTATAGGCCTGCCTCTTGGGCTTCTTGCTGGGAGTCTGCCTTACAGCTGATGACAGATGACATCACTgagcttgattctttttttttttttgagatgggatgttgctatgtttcccaggcaaGGCTCCTAGGGTCAAGCTGaactcccaccttagcctccagagtagctgggatgacaggcatgcaccaccatgcccagtatcACTGAGCTTGATTCTGTGACGGGCTATTCTTAGCAGCAGTGACGTCTGGTTGGCCTGATTCTTCCCCCATCCCTTTACCTGGGCCAGGCTTTGCTGTGTAGGAATCAGAGCTGCATCAGACCTGGCCCAGCACTTGAAGTGCTCTCACGGGGAACAGGAGGACTTGTGTGCAGGAGACCTTTGGGACACTAACTGTGCACAGTGCAGGAGAGGCCCTGCAGCAGGGGGGCGGAGTTTGTCAAGGAAGGAATgcgtgtatttttttgtttttttgaggtggagtttcgttctttttacccaggctggagtgcagtggcacgaacttggctcactgcaacctcagcctcctgggttcaagtgattcttgtgcctcagcctcccaagtagctgggattacaggcgcacaccaccatgcctggctaattttttatttttaatagagacagtttcaccatgttggccaggctgctctcaaactcctgacctcaggtgatccacccgcctcggcctcccagagtgcggagattacaggcgtgagccaccatgctcggcctgaaTGCACATTTTTTACTGGAGCACAGTCTGGGCAGAAGATGATTGGTTGAGGAAAAATTACATAGAATGTCTAGAATCCAGGAAGCCTCAGTTCTTTCTGAGAAGAATCTTGCCATCCTCTGGAGCCTCTCTGATCCTTATCCAAGGCTAACAAGGCCTGTTTGACCCCTGACCTCTGACCCACAGGCTGAGGCAGATGTGGCCTCCCTGAACCGCCGCATTCAGCTGGTTGAGGAGGAGCTGGACCGGGCCCAGGAGCGCCTGGCTACAGCCCTGCAGAAGCTGGAGGAGGCCGAGAAGGCAGCTGATGAGAGCGAGAGGTGGTCAGGGGCCTCGGGGAGGATGGTCCGGGAGGAAGAAGGGAGCCTGTCTCTGCTGGTCCTGATACCACGCTCACCCTCTCCCTGCCTTTCAGAGGAATGAAGGTCATCGAAAACCGGGCCATGAAGGACGAGGAGAAGATGGAACTGCAGGAGATGCAGCTGAAGGAGGCCAAGCACATCGCTGAGGATTCAGACCGCAAATACGAAGAGGTGACAGCCTTGCCCCTCTGCCTGCTCGCTGCCCAGCCTGCAACATGTCCAGTCCTTCTCCACTGATCTACCCTCTCTTTCTCACTCCCCCCAGGTGGCCAGGAAGCTGGTGATCCTGGAAGGAGAGCTGGAGCGCTCGGAGGAGAGAGCTGAGGTGGCCGAGAGGTAAAGATACCCAGTGGTGGCAAGTGAGCCCATTGACCCTGGGGCCTTCCACACAGTAGGAAGGTAGCGTCCTAGGCTTGGGGCTGTAGGGACAGGCCCTGTTCTCTGACCCCTGCCCGCTGCCCCCAGCCGAGCCAGACAGCTGGAGGAGGAACTTCGAACCATGGACCAGGCCCTCAAGTCCCTGATGGCCTCAGAGGAGGAGGTAGTGACCCCTCAGAACCTTTCTGGGCAGTGGCGCCTTCTCTCAGCTCACCTTCCCTCCGTCTCAGCACCGCAGGCTGCTCTTTCTCAGCTGCTGGGGATCAGGAAGGGCCTGGGGCTTCTGAGCCCTGCCTGCTGTCACTCTCACAACTttgctcttctcttctctcctccaccCGTCCCCCGCTGTGCCATCTCCACTGCCTGGCTTCGCTGTGCCCTCACACCCTGCCCCCCCCGCCACACACCCCCTGCAGTAAATGTGGGGACCTAGAGGAGGAGCTGAAAATTGTTACCAACAACTTGAAATCCCTGGAGGCCCAGGCGGACAAGGTAGAGGGGAGCAGAGGGGCAGTGAGGATGGGGTCCTAcaggggagggaggtgaggggtccaaggcagggaggggctgggtgTTCTATGGAGGCAGGATGGCCAGGAGCCTACGGGGTACGATGGAGAAATGAAGGATCTGTGGTGGCGCTGTACTGATGGCATGTGTGTATATCCCCAAAAGTATTCCACCAAAGAAGATAAATATGAAGAGGAGATCAAACTGTTGGAGGAGAAGCTGAAGGAGGTGAGAGTCCTCTTCCAGTTCCCAGTCTCCCCTCAAGCCACCCTAATCCTTGCCAGAGACGGCCTGTGGCAGGACACTGGAGGGTTGGGATGGGCAAGAAGCTTGACTTAGGCAGTGGTCTGTGGGAGGGCCTAATTCTTTGCCATTTCTCCCATCCTGCCTTTACCCCCAGGCTGAGACCCGAGCAGAGTTTGCCGAGAGGTCTGTGGCAAAGTTGGAGAAAACCATCGATGACCTAGAAGGTAAAAGAAGCCTTTATAAGTAGGTCCACACCTGCTGTGATTATCAGTCTGTCCCGTACCTTCTCATCCCATTTTATTTGCCACCAATAAACTAGGGTTGGGCCACCTAGGACCCTACCAACTCCCCAACTCTGTGGGCCATGTCTACAATTCAAGTAATTGTAGCTGCCCACCGCGCAACAActccagtgcttctcaaacttcagcatgcatgagaatcactgggagagttttaaaaacagattCCTGGGCTCTGCCCCAAAGAGATTGCTGACTTTGGGCTGGAGGATTTACATTTCTAGCTAGTTCTCTGGTACTGCCAATGCTGCTGGTCCTCATGCCACACTCTGAGTGGCACCCACATAGACAATTCCGTCCCCGAGTGTAACGCAGTAGAGTTCTAGCGCAGAGACTGGCTTATTAACTAGAGAGCTATTGGACTGAACATCTAGGTCTGCACGACAGCACTAATAGAAAACACTGTTTTAAGCTAGATTTGACAAAAGCAAACATCCAGATATGTGTGAGTCTGTGGCTGTTTCTATTGTTAATGGTGTTGTGGCTAAAGTtgcctttcctttttattctctgATAACCCTTTCACTTTCCCACTTCTCTCACTTCCAGCCTTCTCAGGCAAGCTCCAATTTTACCTCCAGCTTTAGGAGGTTTGCCCTTTCTGGCTCCAgcaccctccctctcccctctaaGCGAGCACTCCTGCTTGTCGAGAGCTGTACCCACAGCTCCCTGGAGAGGCAGGAGCTCCTGTGGGTAGAGCCAATTTGGGGTACAGAGAAGGACAGAAAAGAGATGGGGTAGAGATGGGGAGAAGGAGTTCCTGACGGCCGTCCAGCCTGTTCCCTGgcctccctctctcactctctttgtGCATCTctgattctgtttttctttccattgccctctctccttcctttcctctttccctccactCCCTTTCCCACACTCCCACCTGGTCCCCTCCCTGGACCCCCCAGATGAAGTCTATGCCCAGAAGATGAAGTACAAGGCCATTAGCGAGGAACTGGACAACGCACTCAATGACATCACCTCCCTCTGAGCCCCACGCCAGCGTGGCCACCTcagctctcttctctcctctcctttccattctcTCTATGGGGAGGGGAGCAGGCAGGAGGAGCAGAAATTGCCAACATTGCACAGCCAGGCTGGGAGCAGCCTAGGGAGAGCCCCCATCATGCCCACCACCCACTCTGGCACTGGCTTCATCCTTTACCTATCCCCTTCCACCCCCCTTTGCTGCCTAATAAACTCTGAACTTggtctccatgctgttttcctgcCCTCCAGAGAGCACCTCTATCGCCACCACGGAGCACTGGTTCACTCCTGACACCCTGGCTCTTACTGACACTCCCAGCCCCTGCACTGAGCCCACCCACAAAAGACCATGGCCCACGCTAAAACCCCTCTGCATAGGCACTCCCTGGCTGTCACTCTCTGACTCACCGCTGCATGTGGGCACGTGTGGCCTCATCAAACCATGACCCCCTCTGGTGCCAATCACTGACCTCGGAGCACTTAGCTGGGGTTCCAGGATCAAACAGAGTGACTGGAAAGGAAGTAGGGTGGTGAGGTGCAGGACGGGGGCAAGAAAGTTGCAAAAGGTCTGGAATGGAGCTGGAAAAATGTTGGATATCAGCAACATGGGGCTTTCACTGCAGTGGCAGGTCTGTTTTCTACCTCAAGTCTGTCTGGCCCTTCCTTTCCTGGCGCAGTCTTTGTCTTACCTTCTGTCTCCAACTTTCTTAAACCTTCTAAAGAAGAGGATAAAGTAGTTTATGACTCagacctccccaccccacctccatgaCCCCAAGGCCTTGAGTGAGGCATCCACGTCCATCCTGTTCCCCTTATCCTGGTCAGTCCATCTGTTTGTCCCTGCCCTGAGGTCCCTGAATGCATGTGTCTTCCTGTGTCTCCTGACCCACTCCATGTCTATATGTCACCTTCCCCTGGCCCTGCCTCCCCACGTCTCCCCCATGtgtctccctcctccctcacctgCTGCTTCCCCTCACAGAGACCTTGGCCAGTGCCAAGGAGGAGAACGTCGAGATTCACCAGACCTTGGACCAGACCCTGCTGGAACTCAACAACCTGTGAGGGCCGGCCCCGCCCCCAGCCAGGCTATGGTTGCCGCCCCAACCCAATAAAACTGATGTTACCAGCCTCTCAAGGCCCTTTAAGCCTTTCTTTGGTGTTGGCAGTGGAGTTTGAAGGAACCCTGTATGAACAGGGCCTGGGTCCTTGCTCTGCACTGGGGCTTCCTTTTCAGGGAAAACTGGGATGGAGGGCCTGGGCTCATTGAGGAGGGGCTGTGAACAGGCTGTGTGAAGCAGGAAGTCTGACAGGACTGGGGACATCAGCTGGGCCAGACAGCACATCCTGAAGCAAAAACTGCAAGAAGTGACACACATTCCTTGAGCAGGGTGAAAACTCAAAAGCCTGAGTTCGATGTTAAGCCTAGGGCTGCTGTCTGCCCTACCCCTCAACACatacactgcacacacacacacacacacacacacacacacacggccatCCCAACAGTATCAGTCATTTCTGTCCTCTTCCTGATAGcatctgtggtaggcagaataattcCCCTtctccaaagatgtccatgttctAATCCTGTGCATTGTTCTTACCTTATATGGGAAGAAACGTGGTGATTAAGATTTTGAGATGGGATGATTATCCTTGGTTACCTAGATAGGCCCAGTGTAATCCCAAGGGTTCTTGAGACAAGGAGGTCAAATGTGGAGGTAGGAGTTGTGACAATGTGAGcaagagattggagtgatgtgtgGAAGGAGGAACAAGCCCTACTGACATCTGACTGCTGACCTccgaactgtaagagaataaatgcaTTACTACTAAATTCGTGCTAATAACAGTAATAGGAAATTCAAGTACCATCCTTCTAATTTGAGGAACAAAGGTGACTAACACATActttgttataaatatttattttaaaaaatttcttggcaGTTAAAAGGAAGTGGCATAATGAGCAGGACAGGACAGTTACCGGCTCCCCCTCAGATGCCTCTGGCTGGCTTCTCACATTCTCCAAGATCCAGCCTCTAGGCTCCAGTCTCGGCTACCTCTGCTGGGTGGTAGCTTACACCCCCTTTGGTTCCCCTTCTGTGTGTACACAACAGGGAAGGCTAATCAGAAAACTGGCCCAGGAGCAGCTCATTTGCATGCACTTTGCATGAAGTGACTCCACACGGGGTTGGGGAAGGTTGTACCTGAGGAAAGGGTCAGTGTAATACCTGTGCTGCCTTCTCATCTGCACGAGGAAGGCGACGCTGGTGACAGCAAAAAGGAGGCCAAAAACCAGGGCTAGGATGTCACCTGGGATGGAGAGCAGAGAGGGCTGCTTTGTGAAGGAAGAGGGGTCTGCACAGTTCCTCAACACCTGCCTCAGTGCACTCCACCACCCCTGCCCCGAGTTCTCAGGCAGCCCCcagtgcctcagtctccagaagaGGCCAGCCAAGGGATGAGGGTGGATACATGAGAAGGGGTAAGATAAGCACCGTTTTTGCTTCCTAGAAGCCAAGTAAAAGGGCtgtttggggccaggcacagtggctcatgcctacagtcccagtgctttgagaggctaaggtgaaaggattgcctgagcctaggagttcaaggctgcagtgggctatgatcgtgccacaacaccccagcctgggcaacagagtgagaccctatctttaaaaaaaaggcGGGGATTGTTTTGAGAGAGGGATGCTAGGAGATTTCTCAAGCTTCATTCTAATCAACTAGCCCCTGGGGACAATGGGGGAATCCCCACCATGATCTGCCTCTCTAATATTGGGGTTGGGGTCTGCAGAAAAGGAGAGGGAGCAGAGGCGGTCCTGAGCAGCCCTGGGGCTGAATGGTGCCGAGGAGTCTCCTGGCATCAGGACCAAGAGGAGGGGCAGACTCACCAGCAGCCAGGCAGGAATTCAGCTGGACTGGAGAGGAAAAGGAGATGTCAGAGGCAGGCTGTGACCACCAATGACAGACACTGGCACACACATGGGAGGATAACGGACTACTGGCTGCGGGGACACCAGACAAAGCTGTACCTGGCTCAGCAGCCCGAGGACTGCTGTCCACTCCAGCAAGGAAGGAGGCCTCGATCACTCGCCCGTTCAAAGGCTGCGTTGCTCGGAAGTTCAGCTGTAGCCGAGAGTCACCAGGTCCCCACAGGGTGTCAAAGAGGGTGTGGAGCTAGGGAGGTCAGTAGACAGTGTGGCTGGGTTCATGGCATGACAGGAAACAAGGGTCCCAGGCCAGCTCACAACCAGCACCTCAGGGCTCCACCCTCCATCTCCTGTATTCCCCACCTGGCCTCttgatttcttttataaataaactaATGTATCCTAAAGATGGTAGGCAGTGGTGGGATCAAGCgatattcccacctcagcctccttgagtagctgggactatgcacaccaccatgcccggctatttttggttttgttggggtttttttggtagagatggggtcacacTATGTCGCCCcgccttgtcttgaactcctgggctcaaaccattctcccacctcagcctcccaacgtgctgggattataggcgtgagccacagagcccagccttgacttctttcttctcctctttctcatcTCATCTTACATCTGCTTTCCCCAACACCCACTGTGTCCACACACACCCTAGGCCCACCTGCTTAGCACTCAGCATCACTGTCTGGTTAAACACAGTCCAGATGACACCCTGGGCACAGGGCGGTGTAGTCAGAGACCCCTCATATCGGAAGTAGCGGCTGAGGTCAGAGGGCAGGAGTGCAGATATGTCCAGTCCTGGGACCTGAGTCTCTGAGCCTGTGAAGAGGATATATGTTGGGGTCTCACCTACACTGCACCCCCTTAAAGCTTCAGGGTATAGGGATACAGTTTCACCTCCCAAAAGCCAAGGTAACTCAACTCTCTGAGACCGCTTCTTCACTAAGTGCAGGCCCTTCCCATAAGACGTAACTCAAAAAAAAGTACAGGGCTTTCGGGCAACTGGAAGAGACCTgaggaagcaagagagggagaaagaaaggaaggagagaagggaaggcgggagggaagggaggaaggaagagaaggaaagaagaaagaccaTCTGAGTCTACACTCTTAACTCTGTGTACCATCATAAAGTGTTGGGCCACAAGTTTAAGCCCAgagcaaattaaaaagaaaaaaatgaatcccagcactttgggaggccgaggctggtgaatcacaaggtcaggagtttgagatcagtctggccaatatggtgaaaccctgtctctactaaaaatacaaaaaaaaaaagaaaaaatgatctgAATAACttgtaaataaatatgaatattgaTAACTATACAAAACAGACACAAGAAATGCAAAGGCAGAGTTCTACCTAGTCTAGCAGAGACCTAAAAGACCTAGTAGAGTAAGTGAGATTTAAAATGACCCAAGAGTGACTAAGAAGAGAACGATTTCCAACAAAAGTATTTACgaagttaaaatattaaacagtTCTCAGAAAAAGTTTAGCTCTCCAGACTTGACCTTGACAATTCCAAACACCAttttttggtcttgtttttttgtctcattttggtttttgcttggttttcttttttttttttttttttgagacggagtcttgctctgttgcccaggctggagtgcagtggtgcgatctcggctcactgcaacttctgcctcccgggttcacgccattctcctgcctcagcctcccaagtagctgggactacaggcacccgccaccacgcccggctatttttttgtatttttagtagagatggggtttcaccatgttggccaggatggtctcgatctcttgacctcatgatccacctgcctcagcctcccaaagtgctgggattacaggcgtgagccaccgtgcccggcggttTTTGCTTGGTTTTCAATCTGTAGGCAGCCGTTTGCGGGTAACTGCGTCTGTCAGCTTCACGGTTATTATCAAGATGAGCGCTGGCTCATGCTTTAATCCCTCCTGCACTGGAGGGAGCCCATCTCCAGCCTCAGACTTGAAGCTCCCAAGGGTGATTCTTTATGAACTAGGCCACAGAGATTAGTGGCCAGACCAACAAACTGACCTTCCTCAGCAATTTCTTCCAAGCGAGACAGCAATTGCTCATAGGCACCGTTTTCTTCTGGGCCCTCCTGGGGGATGACATTGTAAGACAGATGAGTGCATGTATCCAGGGCCATGGCTGAAGGCCAGAACATGAGGGGGGTTCCCATAGTCCTCTCCCATTCCTCAGCTCTGAGAATGCTGAGGTAACATAAAATTGTAAcggttgttgttttttgttgttgttgttgtttttttagagacaaggtctcccttttAAAATCTTATGTATTATTACTCAAACTCTGTGTACTCTTGCTGTGCGAACCAACAAGCTTGGTGGACTGGTTTTCAATGACAagctggagagggagggagagagcccACTTTACTAGGATACTAGGCTCTCGGTGACCCGGGCCCTTCTAACATTTGCAGTCTCACTCACTGCTGCCTCCGTACATACTCCCCACAGGAAACCATATATACACCTTTGTGTTGGTGTCACCTCTGCAGTCACCTTCATGATTCTGTGTTTGGCTTTTCAGGTGAGGTCCTGACATGCCactccttttatttattattcttttttcctattttgcttATGAACCTAATGTTAAGAACATTATGAACCTAAGAGTATGAACATATTGACATGTTATGTCGGAGGCATTTCTCTGAACTTTGTGCTGTGTGGCTGACGTTAAAGAATCAGTgagtgtggctgggcacggtggctcacacttgtaatcctagcactttgagaggctgaggcaggcagatcacttgaggccgggagtttgagaccagcctgaccaacatgatgaaaccctgtctactaaaaatacaaaaaaaattagccgggcatggtggcacacacctgtaaccccagctactcaggaggctgaggcaggagaatcccttgaacccgggaggcggaagttgcagtgacgcaagatcacaccactgcactccagcctgggtgacagagagagactctgtcaaaaaaaaaaaatcagtgagtgaGTGAACTTAGCAGGCATCTCACCATCCCTTCCCTTTACTGGCCTCCTCTAATCATAGTGTATGTAGCCTTGATTATTATGGGTTCAAATAGGTCACTAAACACTGCATTTCACAAAGGAGAAATGATGGGTCATTGGAGTATTAGAGAAATTACTCTCCTTGATGTCTAATGCACTGCAGGTGCCATTCCCTAAATAGGCCATATTCTGAGTCTTTGCACATTCTATTCCCTCTGCAAtgaacactttcttttcttttctaccagtGAAGGCTTTAAGTGTCACCTCCTCTTATGggcagcaagccacccaggcACCAAGGCAAaagaccgaggacacgagctgttccagtataataaaatataaaataagaatagttataccagatatagatcttagatatgattatatatcaatattaatcattagttggtagtaattactctttatcccaatattataataatcctcgctctataatcataacctaggaaaaaccaggccatacagagataggagctgaggggacacagtgagttgtgaccagaagacaagagtgcgagccttctgttatgcccagacggggccaccagaagggctccttggtctagtggTAATGCCAGCGTCTgagaagacgcccgttgccaggcggaccctGGTCTAGCGGTAgtgaaaagtgtcaaggaacaacacccgctacttagcagagcgggaaagggagtctccttttccccgggggagttgagagaagactctgctcctccatctCTTGTGGggggcctgacatcagtcaggcttgcctgcagttatccggaggcctaacagTCTCCCtatgatgctgtgcttcagtggtcacactcctagtccgccttcatgttccatcctgtacacctggctctgccttctggatagcagtagtaaattagtgaaagtactaaaagtctctaatatgcagaaataatgatgtaagctgtctttctctttgtctcctctctctcgctttgcctcag encodes the following:
- the TPM2 gene encoding tropomyosin beta chain isoform X2 encodes the protein MDAIKKKMQMLKLDKENAIDRAEQAEADKKQAEDRCKQLEEEQQALQKKLKGTEDEVEKYSESVKEAQEKLEQAEKKATDAEADVASLNRRIQLVEEELDRAQERLATALQKLEEAEKAADESERGMKVIENRAMKDEEKMELQEMQLKEAKHIAEDSDRKYEEVARKLVILEGELERSEERAEVAESKCGDLEEELKIVTNNLKSLEAQADKYSTKEDKYEEEIKLLEEKLKEAETRAEFAERSVAKLEKTIDDLEETLASAKEENVEIHQTLDQTLLELNNL
- the TPM2 gene encoding tropomyosin beta chain isoform X1, with translation MDAIKKKMQMLKLDKENAIDRAEQAEADKKQAEDRCKQVRAGPSARPYTHRVSILGLGPLPAWLTKSPLSQLEEEQQALQKKLKGTEDEVEKYSESVKEAQEKLEQAEKKATDAEADVASLNRRIQLVEEELDRAQERLATALQKLEEAEKAADESERGMKVIENRAMKDEEKMELQEMQLKEAKHIAEDSDRKYEEVARKLVILEGELERSEERAEVAESKCGDLEEELKIVTNNLKSLEAQADKYSTKEDKYEEEIKLLEEKLKEAETRAEFAERSVAKLEKTIDDLEETLASAKEENVEIHQTLDQTLLELNNL
- the TPM2 gene encoding tropomyosin beta chain isoform X3; this encodes MDAIKKKMQMLKLDKENAIDRAEQAEADKKQAEDRCKQLEEEQQALQKKLKGTEDEVEKYSESVKEAQEKLEQAEKKATDAEADVASLNRRIQLVEEELDRAQERLATALQKLEEAEKAADESERGMKVIENRAMKDEEKMELQEMQLKEAKHIAEDSDRKYEEVARKLVILEGELERSEERAEVAESRARQLEEELRTMDQALKSLMASEEEYSTKEDKYEEEIKLLEEKLKEAETRAEFAERSVAKLEKTIDDLEETLASAKEENVEIHQTLDQTLLELNNL